In the Actinomycetota bacterium genome, TCACTCATCGAGAACAAGAAGATAGAGTGGGAGCGTTACCGCGCACAGGTCACCGAGTGGGAGATGCAGAACTACCTGCCCTTACTCTAAAGTCTAAGGGGTCAGGTCTTGTTTATTGGATACTCCGGTATGTCAGCGGTTATCGTACCTATGCCCGTTTGTATGCAGCAGGTTTACGCTACTTACCATATTATGGGATACAAAAAACAAGACCTGACCCCATGACCAGGATAGGATCTCGATATGAGGATCGCACTGGCCCAGATCAACACCGCCGTGGGCGACCTCGACGGCAACCGAGAGCTGGTGGTGGAGAGGCTGCGCACCGCGGAGGTCCAGGGGGCCGACCTGGTGTGCTTTCCCGAACTCGCTTTGAGCGGGTATCCGCCCGAGGACCTGCTCCTCAAACGGGATTTCCTGGATGCGTGCGCGCGGAGCCTGGATGAGCTGGCGCGTGAAGTGGGGGACACCGCGGTCCTGGTGGGGACCCCCGAGATGTGCGAGGATGTCTTCAACGCCGCCGCTGTCCTCTACCGTGGCGAAGTGGTAGCCATATACCGTAAAAGGTATCTCCCCAATTACGGCGTCTTCGACGAGAACCGCTACTTTGCCGCCGGCGAGGAAGGCCTGGTGGTAAAGGTAGGCGGCGTCAGGGTGGGCGTGACTATCTGCGAGGACATCTGGTATCCAGGGGGTCCCCTGGAGACGGAGGTGGCGTTTGGTGGAGCCGAGCTGGTGGTCAACCTCTCCGCCTCCCCGTTTCACCGCGGTAAGCACAGGGCCAGGGAGAAGCTGGTGGAGGCGAGGTCCATCGACGCCATGGCCATGGTGGCCTACGTGAACTGCGTCGGGGGCCAGGACGAACTGGTTTTTGACGGTGGCTCCATGGTCTGGCATCCCTGGAAAGGAAAGCTCGCCTCCTCGCCCCTTTTCGAGGAGGACATCCTCCTGCTGGACGTGGATACCACCGGCTTGTGGGCGCACAGGATGACCGAGCCCCTGCACAGATATGCGAGACGGGGCGCTCTCCGTGGACCGATGCGGGTCCTAGAGCTGGGCGGACAAGAGGGTCAGCCGGCAGGAGAGCGTCCTTTAATCCCAAGTGCCGCGGAGACCATTTCGAAGGAGGAGGAGGTCCTGAGGGCCCTGTTCCTGGGGTTGCGCGACTACGTGCGCAAGAACGGTTTCACCGATGTGGTCTTCGGGCTCTCGGGGGGGATCGACTCGGCGCTCACCGCGGCGATCGCCGCCATGTCCCTAGGCCCGGAGCGCGTCCACGGCGTATTTCTCCCCTCCAGGTTCACCTCGGCCGTCTCTCGCGAAGGCGCGGAGAAGCTGGTCTCATCCCTGGGTATTTCGCTGGAGATATATGACATCGACGAGTTACTGGAGACCTATACCGATCAAGCGGGAGACAGCCTGCGGGGGCCCGGGCAGAGCGTGGCCATGGAAAAC is a window encoding:
- a CDS encoding NAD+ synthase, which translates into the protein MRIALAQINTAVGDLDGNRELVVERLRTAEVQGADLVCFPELALSGYPPEDLLLKRDFLDACARSLDELAREVGDTAVLVGTPEMCEDVFNAAAVLYRGEVVAIYRKRYLPNYGVFDENRYFAAGEEGLVVKVGGVRVGVTICEDIWYPGGPLETEVAFGGAELVVNLSASPFHRGKHRAREKLVEARSIDAMAMVAYVNCVGGQDELVFDGGSMVWHPWKGKLASSPLFEEDILLLDVDTTGLWAHRMTEPLHRYARRGALRGPMRVLELGGQEGQPAGERPLIPSAAETISKEEEVLRALFLGLRDYVRKNGFTDVVFGLSGGIDSALTAAIAAMSLGPERVHGVFLPSRFTSAVSREGAEKLVSSLGISLEIYDIDELLETYTDQAGDSLRGPGQSVAMENLQARIRGNLLMNISNSRGWLVLATGNKSEFSMGYCTLYGDMAGGYAIIKDLLKSEVYRISRHINEREGREVIPAVILEREPSAELREDQRDTDSLPPYETLDPILEDYIENGLSIGEMAARGYDLELVREVVRRVDANEYKRRQAPVGIKISPRAFGRDWRLPISVQRR